ACCGCGAGGTGGCGTGGCTGCGCCGAGACCTCGCATCGAAGCGGTGGATGCTCGACATCATCCGCCCCGACCTCGAAGCCGCCTCCGGGGAAGTCGCCGCACCGGAACTCGGCGCGGAGCTGGGGCGCTGGACCCAAGGCCTACGCCATCGCGAGGGCCATGGCCGTGCCCTACGTCCGACCACTCGGACTACCGGGAGCAGTGGCGTCCGTGAAGGATCGACAGTTCCGAAGTCTCCCGGGCCCGATAGGCCTACCGTGAACCCATGACAGACCTCCAGATACGTGTCCTTGAAGCCGTCGTAGCAGCACCGCACGACATTCCTGATGCCCGGTGCGGTAGCACGCGACCTGAACGTCAGCACCGGCACCGTGGAAGCTGCGGGTCGATTCCCTCGACCGCAGCTACCGCGCCTTCTCCCACGTGGCCCGCGGCGGCACCCGACCAAGGATCATCGTCCATGGTCCTGAACTTCGGCGGACTGACCGACGCCGGGCGCGCGCTTCGCTGAACAGCACGACCTGCTCTGACATATACGACCGCCAGAGGCCCCGGTGACGCCCCCCAGCCGCTCCTCCCTCATCCAGCGGGTAGGCTGCCCTGCTGGATGAAGGGGGTCACAATGCTCGATCACACCGACCCGCGGCAGCGCTGGTACAACCGGGGCCGAGGCAGCCGAGGCGGCCGGAGTCAGCCTCCGCACCATCCAACGGTGGATCCTGTCCGGGCGCCTCACCGAACGACTCGGGCACGTCAACGCCGCCGACCCTGTTCGAGGTCGAACGCGAGCGGCGCACTGCTCCGCACCCGCCCCGGCCCCTGGTTGCGCAGCGTAGAGGGCGTGGCATATCCTGTACTCAGAGTTGAATACGTGTACCCAACGCCCGGACGGCCACCAGGCCCCGGGCGTTTCGTATGCCCCGGGAAGCCTGAGCGACACCCGTTCCGCGGGCACGCCGACCTCCCGGCCCGCCCGGCCCCACCAAGAACCTAAACTCCTGCTCCTGGTGGCGCCGGGCCCTCTGTCTCACCCCGCGCAGTACCGGGAGTCGCGCCCCCGGCCGGGCCGGCCCGCCCCGGCACACAGCGGGCCCCACGTCGTACCCGGCAACCCAACCCGTCGGCGTCCCGCCGTGCCGGGTACAGCCCCGCCCACCGCCCCACCCGGGGCGGCTCCTGGAGGGCGGGGCACCACACTCCCAGCCCCACCCGCACTGCAGGTGAGGACTGGCGGCTGCCCGAGGAGGCACTCCACCATGGCCGACCCGCAGGCGCCCGGCGCGGTCACCGGATACCGGCAGCACCCGCAGGACCGCATCGACATCGTCAACCGCGTCAAGGCCGCGGAGAACGAGCTCGGGGACCTCGTCGCAGAGCTCCAGGCCCGCGACGGCGTCGACCAGCGCATGCTCGAACTCGGCCGCACGAACCTTCAGCAGGGCTTCATGTGGCTCGTGAGATCCGTCTTCCAGCCCGAGAGCAGGCTCTGAACATGGACCACGCCGGCATCGCCCGCGTCTGCTACGACGCCAACCGCGCCTACCAGGTCGTCACCGGTGACCCCGCCGTGTCCCCACCGTGGGACGAAGCCCCCGAGTGGCAGCACGAGTCCGCGCTTGTCGGTGTCGAGCAGGCCCTCGACGGCGCCACCCCTGCACAGCTCCACGAATCGTGGTGCGCACACAAGCGCTTCGACGGGTGGAAGTACGGCCCGATACAAGTCCCTGTCGAGGGACCGCACCCACCCGTGCCTGGTTGCCCTACGAGGAACTCCCGGAAGACCAGCGCCGCAAGGACGCCCTCTTCCACGCCATCGTGGCCGCCCTCCGCTGACACCCGACACGAACGCCGGCGGCAGACGACCGCTGATCGAACACGCGTACCCACACACCACCGGAGGTCGCCATGCCGCGCGTCACCATCCCAGTCACCACTCTGTCGGACGCCGGGGTCGCCGACCCCACCGAGACCGACGGAGACGCCGTCAACCAGCACGCGCTCCCCAACACCGGGAAGACCATCCTGCGCGTGCGCAACAACGACGCCAGCGCGCTCGACCTGACGCTCGGCACGCCCATCACCGTCGGAGGCAAGGCCGTCGACGACACCGTGGTGTCCATCCCCGCCGGGGCCACGCGCACCTTCGGGTCGCCTCTCGCCCGCCCTGTACGGCACCTCGGTCCCGATCGACGTCGCCAGCGCCGAGCTGAAGCTCATCGCGTTCGAGCCGTGAGCCGCTACCGCATCTACAAGGCCGAGGTCCGCCGTGGCCACCAGGTCATCTGCCCTGAGACTCCCTGGCGGGTCATCGTGCACCGCCCAGGCGAGGAGATCAGCCTGCACCAGGCGGTGAGCTGGAATGCCGCCCTGAACTGGCTGGCCTACGCATGGCCGGTCCTAGACGACTACGCCCTGAGCGCCTGACCGGAGAGGCCCCGCCCATGCCCGACGCCGTCTACCGCGAGCGTGCCGCACTCGTCGCGCTCCTCGCCGCCCAGTACCCAGCCGTCATCGTCCCCGATGGGGACCCGCAGACGCCGGGCTGGTCGCTCATCTACGTGGACACCCCGCACGGCCAGATGAGCTGGCACCTCAGCCCGGACGACCTCGACCTGTTCGCCCACGTGCCCACCGTGGACGACGGCCCGACCTGGGACGGGCACACCACCGAGGAGAAGTACCAGCGCCTCGCCGCGCTCACCGCCGAGGTGGCCGCCACCGGCACGCCCCTCATGCGCAGCGCCCACGGCGACCCCCAGGTCGTCCGCCCCGGCGACACCCTCATCCTGCGCAGCAAGGCGGTCATCACCGCGGAGACGGCCGCGAAGCTCAAGGCCGACGTCGCCCACCGCATGCCCGGCGTCGACGCCGCCATCTTCGCTGGCATCGAGCAGCTGGCCGTGTACCGGCCCGACCCCGAGTAGCGAGCCAGCCGTGCCCAGCAGAGCACCCCGCCGCTGCACCCGCTGCAGGAAGCTCAAGGGACCCGACGGCCAGTGCTCACCCCCAGTGCCGCACACGCATGCGCAGGCGCGGCGAGAGGGCACGATGGCACCAGCACCGCCCAGGGGTACGGAGCAGAGCACCGCGACCGCTTTCCGCGCCGGCGTACTCGCCCGCGACCCCGACTGCGTCCTGTGCGGCGACCCAGCAACCCAGGCCGACCATCACCCGCTCTCACGCAAGGAGCTGGTGGCCCGAGGGCTCGACCCCAACGACCCCGAGTACGGCCGCGGTCTCTGCCGCCCGTGTCACTCCTCCGAGACCGCCCAACACCAGCCCGGTGGGTGGAACCGCAGGTAAGGCCGGTTCGATCACCCCGCCGACCCCCGGTATCCACAGGGGGGAGGGGGTGGGTCGCCGACCTGGGGGAGCAGGCCGAGCAAACGCCCTGGTGGACTGCGCGTCCTCGCCGACAAAAGATCCGAATCTGTGCAGCGATGAGAGCAGGGAGGTCGTCATGGGACGTGGAGGACAGGGCCGCCCCACGAAGCCGACCTCGCTCAAGGTGTTGCACGGCGACCGCCCGGACCGCATCAACGACGGCGAGCCGATCCCCGACGAGGGCGAGATCGCGCCGCCCGAGTGGCTGCTGGACCTGGACGCCGAAGCCAAGGACGGGGTCGAGAGCGCCCTGGACGTGTGGCACCGCCTGACCCCGGACCTGATCCGCCAGGGCGTCCTGACCGCGTGGGACGTGGAGTCGTTCGCGGTGTTCTGCGACGCCGTGGTCGGCCACCGCCGGGCCGCGATGACCGTGTCCCGCGAGGGGCTGACCATCGCGGGCGCCCGGGGCACGGTGAAGAACCCAGCGCTGACGGCGCTGAAGGACTACGCCGAGATCGTCGCCCGGTACGGCGCCCGGTACGGGCTGACCCCGTCGGACCGCGCGTCGCTCAGCATCGGAGGCGACGCGCATGGCGCGAAGGACGACCTCCTCACCGGGTAGCCCGGCGCCGCGCGCCAAGCGCGCGACGCCCGCGGGGCGCCGGCCGCGCCGACCGCGCACGCTGGTGGTGGACCACGAACGGCGGTGGCGGCCGCGCACGCGCCGCGGTGACGTGTGCGGGTACACCTTCCGGGGCCAGCAGTGCGAGAAGAAGGGCGCGCACTACTGCGAGCCGCGCGCCGACCGGGTGGTCGCGTTCTTCGCCGAGCTGCTCGTGCACACCAAGGGCCCACACCGGCGCAAGCCGTTCGTGCTCAAGGCCTGGCAGGAGCACGAGATCGTGCGGCCCCTCTTCGGCGAGGTCGTCTGGTCCGCCGAGTACGGCTGCTACGTCCGCCGGTACCGGATCGCCTACGTGGTCCTCGCCAGGAAGAACGGCAAGAGCGAGCTCGCGGCAGGACTGCTGCTCTACCTCCTGGTCGGTGACGACGAGGAGTCCGCGGAGGTCTACGGCGCGGCGGCCGACACCAAGCAGGCCGGCAAAGTCTTCGAGCCCGCCTTGAGGATGATGCAGCTCCAGCCGAAGCTGTCCGCCCGGATCAAGCACGCCAAGAACGCGCGCCGTCTGGTCGATGAGCGCACGGCGTCCTACTACGAGATCATCACGGCGGACGCCGACGGCGAGCTCGGGCACAACCCGCACGGGTTCTGCCTCGACGAGGTTCTGAGCCAGCGCGACGGGTCGCTGTGGGCGGCGCTGACCACGGCGGTCGGTGCGCGGCTCCAGGAGCTGCTGTTCGCCATCACGACGGAGACGAACGACTCCGCGTCCTTCGGCGCCGACCTCATCGACGAGGCCGAGCAGATCCAGGCCGACCCGGCCCGCGCGCCGCACGTGTTCGCCTACGTCCGCAAGATGCCGCGCTCGCAGGAGGAACTCGACCGGCTGCGCAAGACGTTCCCCCACCACCCCGACCTGCCGGTGTCCCTGACCCGTGGGACGAGGCGAACTGGAAGTGGCCCAACCCAGCACTGGGTGAGTTCAAGTCCCTGGATGCGATGCGCCGCCAAGCCCTCGACGCCAAGACGGACCCGACCAAGGCCAACTCGTTCTGCCAGTTCTCGCTGAACCAGAGGGTTCAGCAGGCGTCGCGCTGGATCACCATGGACCTGTGGGACGCGAACACGGGTGAGATCGCCGCGACCCCCGACTGGATCGTCCCGAAGCTCGAAGGCCGCAAGTGCTGGGCCGGCCTCGACCTGTCCTCGAAGTTGGACCTCACCGCGTGGGCGCTGCTGTTCGCGGACGGCAGCGTGGTCTGGCGGTTCTGGGCCCCCGAGTCGGTCCTGCCCGCCCTCGACGAGCACACCGACGGGAAGTTCTCCCAGTGGGTGGCCGCCGGGTGGGTGACCGCGACCGAAGGCGACGTCATCGACTACGAGACCGTCTACGCCGACATCGAGGAAGACCACGCCCGGTACGCCATCGTCGACGTCACCTACGACCGCTGGTCGGGTGAGCCGGTCCGCCAGGAGGTGCAGAGCCGCACCGGCCTGGAGATGGTGGAGTCGGGCACGACCTTCGACAAGATGACC
The nucleotide sequence above comes from Nocardiopsis sp. YSL2. Encoded proteins:
- a CDS encoding terminase TerL endonuclease subunit, with the translated sequence MDAMRRQALDAKTDPTKANSFCQFSLNQRVQQASRWITMDLWDANTGEIAATPDWIVPKLEGRKCWAGLDLSSKLDLTAWALLFADGSVVWRFWAPESVLPALDEHTDGKFSQWVAAGWVTATEGDVIDYETVYADIEEDHARYAIVDVTYDRWSGEPVRQEVQSRTGLEMVESGTTFDKMTAPMNELKRLLIGRELATFGNPVARWMADNLEAKSPRDDPDRVRPVKPNRHKSGLRIDGMLAVIFAVDGRLAEAARDADNLPQADIF
- a CDS encoding phage terminase small subunit P27 family produces the protein MGRGGQGRPTKPTSLKVLHGDRPDRINDGEPIPDEGEIAPPEWLLDLDAEAKDGVESALDVWHRLTPDLIRQGVLTAWDVESFAVFCDAVVGHRRAAMTVSREGLTIAGARGTVKNPALTALKDYAEIVARYGARYGLTPSDRASLSIGGDAHGAKDDLLTG
- a CDS encoding terminase large subunit domain-containing protein, which codes for MARRTTSSPGSPAPRAKRATPAGRRPRRPRTLVVDHERRWRPRTRRGDVCGYTFRGQQCEKKGAHYCEPRADRVVAFFAELLVHTKGPHRRKPFVLKAWQEHEIVRPLFGEVVWSAEYGCYVRRYRIAYVVLARKNGKSELAAGLLLYLLVGDDEESAEVYGAAADTKQAGKVFEPALRMMQLQPKLSARIKHAKNARRLVDERTASYYEIITADADGELGHNPHGFCLDEVLSQRDGSLWAALTTAVGARLQELLFAITTETNDSASFGADLIDEAEQIQADPARAPHVFAYVRKMPRSQEELDRLRKTFPHHPDLPVSLTRGTRRTGSGPTQHWVSSSPWMRCAAKPSTPRRTRPRPTRSASSR